A region of Colletotrichum higginsianum IMI 349063 chromosome 10, whole genome shotgun sequence DNA encodes the following proteins:
- a CDS encoding Axe1 cleaves acetyl side chain groups acetyl xylan, protein MSILKTIAVACSLTPLAHAGKNSIASRQNVNTTCTEIHYFEARGTTLSYPGSLITVIDPLMKAFPNSNYEDIVYPATDERGSDSYFEGVQNGAKQINSYAQACPESQIVLMGYSQGALVLGDILAGGGDNSILGNLTQPLVKSCGAGKQISAILLYGNPRHMPNQTYNVGNVSAADATGKYPRTAAQLTNLNKYADRIHDFCNFHDGVCDARGSDLSAHLAYSADYDAEAIAWLQSKL, encoded by the exons ATGTCTATTCTCAAAACCATCGCTGTCGCCTGTTCCTTGACTCCTCTGGCACATGCTGGAAAGAACAGCATTGCCAGCCGTCAAAACGTCAACACAACCTGCACCGAAATCCACTACTTCGAGGCTCGAGGAACGACTCTTTCTTACCCTGGTAGCTTGATCACAGTTATTGATCCTCTAATGAAGGCATTTCCCAACAGCAACTACGAAGACATCGTGTATCCAGCTACGGACGAGCGAGGAAGCGACAGCTATTTCGAGGGAGTGCAAAACGGCGCCAAGCAAATCAACTCCTACGCGCAAGCGTGTCCCGAGTCGCAGATTGTACTGATGGGGTATTCGCAAGGTGCCCTTGTTCTGGGGGACATCTTGGCTGGTGGTGGCGACAACTCAATCTTGGGGAACTTGACGCAGCCACTGGTCAAGTcctgcggcgccggcaagcaGA TCTCGGCGATTCTGCTGTACGGCAACCCTCGACACATGCCGAATCAGACATACAACGTCGGAAATGTTTCCGCTGCGGATGCTACGGGC AAATACCCTCGCACCGCTGCACAGCTTACGAACCTGAACAAATACGCTGATCGAATCCATGACTTCTGTAACTTCCACGATGGGGTTTGTGATGCGCGCGGCAGCGACCTCAGCGCTCACCTGGCGTATTCCGCGGATTACGACGCTGAGGCAATTGCTTGGTTGCAGTCGAAGCTTTGA
- a CDS encoding GPR1/FUN34/YaaH-class plasma membrane protein, producing MDHKEQIHEVRSHSYHNEHRRPEYRPEYRPEYRPEYRSEHRSDNRQEHRQDYRPRVPNGYEYPEDEYITPQPSRDDTLRKMKTAGSVSMSPELFEKLYLSPQNNVKGDLRKTFGNPTPIAIVGFLISLTPLSCDLMGWRGATTSGAAGIGAYFFFGGLLMFVGGLLEWVLGNTFPSVVFLTFSAFWLTFGATLNPSFAAFSSYAPAGAASGAAGLTTRGFNASFGFITLAMGMITLVFLVCSLRTNVVFFVIFLTLVVTFALITAAYWFLAMDFTGNANYAATLLKAAGASAFVTCMAGWWLIFAILLASLDFPLELPVGDLSRVIRGKSEKSHV from the exons ATGGACCACAAGGAACAGATTCACGAGGTACGCTCTCACTCGTACCACAATGagcaccgccgccccgaGTATCGACCAGAGTATCGACCAGAGTATCGACCCGAGTATCGATCCGAACATCGATCCGACAACCGGCAAGAGCACCGGCAGGACTACCGACCCCGCGTGCCCAATGGCTATGAGTACCCGGAAGATGAGTACATCACCCCGCAACCGAGCCGCGACGATACCCTCcggaagatgaagacggcTGGGTCCGTCTCCATGTCGCCGGAGCTGTTTGAGAAACTGTACCTCTCGCCGCAGAACAACGTTAAGGGGGACCTGCGCAAGACGTTCGGTAACCCAACGCCAAT TGCCATCGTCGGCTTCCTCATCTCGCTGACGCCTCTGTCGTGCGACTTGATGGGCTGGCGCGGAGCAACCACCAGCGGCGCGGCAGGCAT CGGAGCgtacttcttcttcggcggtCTCCTCATGTttgtcggcggcctcctcgaatGGGTTCTCGGCAACACCTTCCCttccgtcgtcttcctcaccTTCTCCGCTTTCTGGCTCACCTTTGGCGCGACCCTCAACCCTTCCTTCGCGGCCTTCTCTTCATATGCccccgccggcgcggcgTCTGGTGCCGCGGGGCTGACGACGCGGGGATTCAACGCCAGTTTTG GTTTCATCACCCTCGCCATGGGCATGATCACTTTAGTCTTCCTCGTCTGCTCTCTGCGGACCAACGTCGTAttcttcgtcatcttccTGACCCTCGTGGTCACGTTCGCCCTCATCACCGCGGCTTACTGGTTCCTCGCTATGGATTTCACCGGGAACGCCAACTATGCCGCCACGCTTCTCAAG GCTGCCGGTGCTTCCGCATTTGTCACCTGTATGGCCGGGTGGTGGCTTATTTTCGCCATTCTGTTGGCCTCTTTGGACTTCCCACTGGAGCTTCCTGTCGGAGACTTGAGCAGGGTCATCCGTGGTAAGAGCGAGAAGAGCCATGTTTGA
- a CDS encoding CoA binding domain-containing protein yields the protein MTTEATARLFFSSKFFAVVGASSNPAKFGHKIFAWYLAHSIPAIPVNPTAGTVNALGKDHPAIPNLAALPHPKETAVSIITPPPATLKVLREAKELGIRAVWLQPGTFDDAVLDFARGEGGFEAVVEGFGGGTRGGEGWCVLVDGERALKAAGKL from the exons ATGACGACCGAAGCGACGGCCCGTCTGTTTTTCTCCTCAAAGttcttcgccgtcgtcggcgccagcTCTAACCCCGCCAAGTTCGGCCACAAGA TCTTCGCCTGGTACCTCGCCCACTCCATCCCCGCCATCCCTGTGAACCCgaccgccggcaccgtcaacGCCCTCGGCAAGGACCACCCGGCCATCCCCAACCTCGCCGCTCTCCCCCATCCGAAGGAGACGGCCGTCTCCATCATCACCCCGCCCCCCGCGACCCTGAAGGTCTTgcgcgaggccaaggagctggGCATCCGCGCCGTCTGGCTGCAGCCCGGCACCTTTGACGACGCCGTTCTCGACTTCGCtcgcggcgagggcggcttcgaggccgtcgtcgaaggcttcggcggcggcacgcgcggcggcgagggttggtgcgtcctcgtcgacggcgagaggGCGCTCAAGGCCGCTGGGAAGCTGTGA
- a CDS encoding Methyltransferase domain-containing protein: protein MSVFARSTFSAAGYAAFRPSYPASLFRTVLAYHNAPSADGTALDLGCGHGLIARALAPHFGRVTAIDPSAGMIKQASESTQDAKIAFRQAGAEDLSFVADGSVDLVVAGQAAHWFDYGRVWPELARVVRRGGTLAFWGYKDNILVGFPEVNGIFEHFCYGEGEAAPGSGWETMGPYWEPGRKVLRDDLKAVVPPASEWEAVRRIVYDPDRRTAQAQTESGADPEAAWLRKTLKLGEFERYVQTFSAYRGWRDAHPEVKSRAEGGAGDITDLLFDRLLAAVPEWKAKGDGWRDVEVEAVWGTTIILAKRR, encoded by the exons atgtctGTTTTCGC ACGCTCAaccttctcggcggccggcTACGCCGCCTTCCGGCCTTCCTACCCGGCGTCGCTCTTCAGGACGGTGCTGGCGTACCACaacgcgccgtcggcggacGGCACGGCGCTGGACCTGGGATGCGGCCACGGGCTCATCGCGCGGGCGCTCGCGCCGCACTTTGGGCGGGTGACGGCCATCGACCCGAGCGCGGGCATGATCAAGCAGGCGTCCGAGTCGACGCAGGACGCCAAGATTGCGTTCCGGCAagcgggcgccgaggacctctCGTTCGTGGCGGACGGGTCGGTGGACCTCGTCGTGGCGGGCCAGGCGGCTCACTGGTTCGACTACGGCAGGGTGTGGCCGGAGCTCGCGCGCGTGGtgcggcgcggcggcacGCTGGCGTTCTGGGGGTACAAGGACAACATCCTCGTCGGGTTCCCCGAGGTCAACGGCATCTTTGAGCACTTTTGCTACGGCgagggggaggcggcgcccGGGAGCGGCTGGGAGACGATGGGGCCGTACTGGGAGCCCGGGCGGAAGGTCCTGCGGGACGACTTGAAGGcggtggtgccgccggcgtcggagTGGGAGGCGGTGAGGCGCATCGTGTACGACCCGGACCGGCGGACGGCGCAGGCGCAGACAGAGTCAGGGGCGGAcccggaggcggcgtggCTGCGCAAGACGCTCAAGCTCGGGGAGTTTGAGCGTTACGTACAAACCTTCAGCGCGTACCGCGGGTGGAGGGACGCGCACCCCGAGGTCAAGAGCCGggcggagggcggcgcgggggACATTACGGATCTGTTGTTTGACCGTTTGCTCGCGGCGGTGCCGGAGtggaaggccaagggcgatGGGTGGCgggatgtcgaggtcgaggcggTTTGGGGCACGACAATCATCCTGGCCAAGAGGAGGTAA
- a CDS encoding Myosin regulatory light chain cdc4: MASNQYDAQASTNYKEAFSLFDKRGNGRVAIDSLGDLLRACGQNPTLTEIRDLEKNVGGDCEFPCLVDGRFVARAQHSSYVQTKSQPLTGRPVDFETFQRILNRPGGFRDPGEPEEYCRGFQVFDKDMTGFIGVGQLKYILTNLGEKMTDEEVDELLKAVDTSSGQVNYTELVRTILAN; the protein is encoded by the exons ATGGCTTCTAACCAGTACGACGCTCAGGCTTCGACCAACTACAAGGAggccttttccctcttcgACAAGCGCGGCAACGGCCGTGTTGCTATCGACAGCTTGGGCGACCTGCTCCGCGCCTGCGGCCAGAACCCCACCCTCACTGAGATTCgcgacctcgagaagaacGTTGGAGGCGACTGTGAGTTCCCCTGCCTTGTTGATGGTCGCTTTGTCGCGCGTGCCCAGCACAGCAGCTACGTACAAACGAAGTCGCAACCACTGACCGGCCGTCCAGTCGACTTTGAGACGTTCCAGCGCATCCTCAACCGTCCCGGCGGCTTCCGCGACCCCGGCGAGCCCGAGGAGTACTGCCGCGGCTTCCAGGTTTTTGATAAGGACATGACGGgcttcatcggcgtcggccagctcaAGTACATCCTGACCAACCTCGGCGAGAAgatgacggacgaggaggtcgacgagcttctcaaggccgtcgacaCAAGTTCTGGCCAGGTCAACTACACCG AGCTTGTTCGCACCATTCTCGCCAACTAG
- a CDS encoding Peptidase family M3: MTSTMVPDKYKSPPQAPPVFTGTKESIVGDAKKICDQTRALLDKLVADVPVDKATFDNVMRPVAKDENESGLSTRILGFYQYVSSDAALREASTQADTIMDEFSIEVNMREDVYKLVEAIHKKKDSEGLDPESLRLLEKDYKNYVKMGLGLPAGPQRDRFKEIKKRLSQIQIEFQKNLNEENGGIWFTPEELDGVPEDVIDGLEKGSAENEGKLKLSFKYPDLFPTLKFAKNPETRRKVFIQNENKCNQNVPLFKEAIILRDEAARMLGYPDHASLRIEDKMAKTTKTVNDFLGDLRSRLTAGGAKEVEHLLELKKSDTDARGVANDGNYYLWDHKFYDRLMIEKEYSIDENKIAEYFPITSTITGMLKIFEELLGFVFVELKPEDRKALSPTGKGEDIAWHEDVIIFSVWDDASEGEGFVGYLYLDLHPRQGKYGHAANFNLQPGYLQANGSRRYPATALVCNFSKPTPKKPSLLKHDEVVTLFHELGHGIHDLAGRCTYSRFHGTSTVRDFVEAPSQMLENWCWTPSVIKALSQHYQTGEKIPDDLIEKQISTKHVNAALFNLRQLHFGTFDMTVHTPKSHDEIKNMDLSAVYNELRGEIAGIKGPEAQGEKSTWGNGQACFGHLIGGYDAGYYGYLSSEVYSTDMFYSVFKADPMNGKEGRRYRHTVLEKGGSQEEMLTLEQFLGRKPSTESFYKELGIPQ; this comes from the exons ATGACCAGCACCATGGTTCCCGACAAGTACAAATCACCGCCCCAGGCGCCACCCGTCTTTACCGGCACCAAAGAGTCCATTGTCGGCGACGCCAAGAAGATATGCGATCAGACCAGAGCTCtgctcgacaagctcgtcgccgacgtcccCGTCGACAAGGCCACCTTTGATAATGTCATGCGACCTGTTGCCAAGGATGAGAACGAAAGCGGGCTTTCAACCCGCATCCTGGGCTTCTACCAGTACGTTTCGAGCGACGCCGCCTTACGCGAGGCCTCGACCCAGGCCGATACTATCATGGACGAGTTCTCCATTGAGGTGAACATGAGGGAGGATGTGTACAAGCTGGTCGAGGCCATccacaagaagaaggactCGGAAGGTCTGGATCCCGAGAGCCTGCGTCTGCTCGAGAAGGACTACAAGAACTACGTCAAGATGGGTCTGGGCCTGCCCGCTGGTCCCCAGCGTGATCGCTTCAAGGAGATCAAGAAGCGTCTCAGCCAGATCCAGATCGAGTTCCAGAAGAACCTCAATGAGGAAAACGGCGGCATCTGGTTCACTCCCGAGGAGCTTGACGGTGTCCCCGAGGATGTCATTGACGGTCTGGAGAAGGGTTCCGCCGAGAACGAGGGCAAGCTCAAGCTCTCCTTCAAGTACCCAGATCTCTTCCCGACCCTCAAGTTCGCCAAGAACCCCGAGACGAGGCGCAAGGTCTTTATCCAGAACGAGAACAAGTGCAACCAGAACGTCCCTCTGTTCAAGGAGGCCATCATCCTtcgcgacgaggccgcccgcATGCTCGGTTACCCTGACCACGCCTCCCTCCGCATCGAGGACAAGATGGCCAAGACCACCAAAACCGTCAACGACTTCCTGGGAGATCTCCGCTCTCGTCTGACGGCCGGTGGTGCCAAGGAGGTTGAGCACCTTCTGGAGCTCAAGAAGTCCGATACCGATGCTCGGGGCGTTGCCAACGACGGCAACTACTACCTCTGGGACCACAAGTTCTACGACCGATTGATGATTGAGAAGGAGTACAGTATCGACGAGAACAAGATTGCTGAGTACTTCCCCATCACCTCGACCATTACCGGGATGCTCAAGATTTTCGAGGAACTTCTCGGCTTTGTCTTCGTCGAGCTGAAGCCTGAGGACCGCAAGGCCCTGAGCCCCACGGGCAAGGGCGAGGATATCGCCTGGCACGAGGATGTCATCATCTTCAGCGTTTGGGATGATGCCTCCGAGGGAGAAGGCTTCGTCGGCTACCTGTACCTTGACCTGCACCCCCGCCAGGGCAAGTACGGCCACGCCGCCAACTTCAACTTGCAGCCTGGTTATCTGCAAGCGAACGGTTCGCGCAGATACCCTGCTACGGCGTTGGTCTGCAACTTCAGCAAGCCTACGCCCAAGAAACCCTCTCTTCTCAAGCACGACGAGGTTGTCACGCTCTTCCATGAGCTGGGCCACGGTATTCACGACCTCGCCGGTCGCTGCACCTACAGCCGCTTCCACGGTACAAGCACTGTCAGGGACTTTGTCGAGGCGCCTTCGCAAATGCTGGAGAACTGGTGCTGGACCCCCAGCGTCATCAAGGCTCTTTCTCAACACTATCAGACGGGCGAGAAGATCCCCGACGACCTCATCGAGAAGCAAATTTCCACCAAGCATGTCAATGCTGCGCTCTTTAACCTGCGTCAGCTCCACTTTGGCACTTTTGACATGACGGTCCACACTCCCAAGAGCCACGACGAGATCAAGAACATGGACCTGTCGGCCGTCTACAACGAGCTTCGCGGCGAGATTGCCGGCATCAAGGGCCCCGAAGCTCAGGGCGAGAAGAG CACCTGGGGCAATGGACAGGCCTGCTTCGGCCATCTCATTGGAGGCTACGATGCTGGTTACTACGGTTACCTCTCATCCGAGGTTTACTCGACCGATATGTTCTACTCGGTCTTCAAGGCAGACCCTATGAACGGCAAGGAGGGCCGTCGCTACAGACACACCGTCCTTGAGAAGGGCGGCAGTCAGGAAGAGATGTTGACCCTGGAGCAGTTCCTTGGTCGCAAGCCCAGCACCGAATCCTTTTACAAGGAGTTGGGCATCCCTCAGTAA
- a CDS encoding aminotransferase class I and II, which yields MVEIKQQKLEGSARICFRGPSKEELAHVPACWVADCHGAETAPLVVKGGMASSAIFLAIPHACDGLVFGKFIHASVHDGMKHNLVSCQKSFRYNNIGLTRKPLEGTRNSQQLLSESPMV from the exons ATGGTCGAGATAAAGCAACAAAAGCTTGAGGGTTCGGCCAGGATCTGCTTCAGGGGACCT AGTAAGGAGGAGCTGGCGCACGTCCCCGCCTGCTGG GTCGCCGACTgccacggcgccgagacgGCCCCGCTGGTCGTGAAAGGCGGCATGGCCAGCAGCGCCATCTTCCTGGCCATTCCGCACGCGTGCGACGGGCTCGTCTTCGGGAAGTTCATCCACGCAAGTGTGCACGACGGTATGAAGCACAACCTGGTCTCATGCCAGAAGTCGTTCCGCTACAATAATATCGGATTAACCCGGAAGCCGTTAGAAGGGACTCGGAACTCTCAGCAGCTCCTCAGTGAGTCCCCAATGGTCTAG
- a CDS encoding Cytidine and deoxycytidylate deaminase zinc-binding region, translating to MLTLGPGKYDVFQQSRQLPGYQTVMVGQILTNETDPLFSWQYNASAPCPNECFRVPSATRGGTTCSNITVSRRDYEAL from the coding sequence ATGCTGACTTTGGGGCCTGGAAAGTATGACGTCTTTCAGCAGTCTCGTCAGCTGCCAGGATACCAGACCGTCATGGTCGGACAGATCCTGACAAACGAGACGGATCCCTTGTTCTCGTGGCAGTATAACGCAAGCGCCCCGTGTCCTAACGAGTGCTTCCGGGTTCCCAGCGCGACCAGGGGCGGGACCACATGCTCCAACATCACTGTATCCAGGAGGGACTACGAGGCCCTGTGA
- a CDS encoding Cytidine and deoxycytidylate deaminase zinc-binding region — MLRSIILLVLGAVTASSAHFVIPNDDQDMSGLTVNSIPAVKRVEYMRKANEALFRQSGPCPFAAFGTIIVNHTSDEVVCEGANFRTGDPTIHGEISAINACTARFAEQGMTPSEIYAAWGDLSIYTNAESCPMVSLPET, encoded by the exons ATGCTTCGTTCGATTATTCTCCTGGTCCTGGGCGCTGTGACCGCTAGCTCGGCCCACTTTGTGATTCCCAACGATGACCAAGACATGTCCGGTCTCACCGTCAACTCGATCCCCGCTGTGAAGAGGGTCGAGTACATGCGAAAG GCGAACGAGGCCCTATTCAGACAAAGCGGGCC CTGCCCCTTTGCCGCGTTTGGCACCATCATTGTTAACCACACAAGCGACGAAGTCGTCTGCGAAGGCGCAAACTTCAGAACCGGGGATCCGACTA TTCACGGAGAGATTTCAGCCATCAACGCATGCACGGCAAGGTTTGCTGAACAGGGCATGACTCCTTC CGAGATCTACGCGGCATGGGGAGACCTCTCCATCTACACGAACGCGGAATCGTGCCCAATGGTATCACTACCGGAGACTTAA